A stretch of Metabacillus sp. FJAT-52054 DNA encodes these proteins:
- a CDS encoding DUF2179 domain-containing protein — translation MLLQPLLIFVLQILYVPILTLRTIFLVKNQTRAAAGVGLMEAAIYIVALGIVFQDLSNIYNIIAYVLGFSVGLYLGGKLENRLAIGYVTHHVNLNERSDELVHALRNAGFGVTVFTGQGLNSMRYRLDIVSKRSREQELMEIVEEIEPKAFMTSYELRSFKGGYMVNSMKKRAKKFNSEKNQEQAKTGDSQ, via the coding sequence TTGCTTTTACAGCCGCTTTTGATTTTCGTCCTGCAGATTTTATATGTTCCAATCCTTACTCTTCGGACGATCTTTTTAGTTAAAAATCAAACGAGAGCTGCCGCTGGCGTTGGATTAATGGAAGCTGCGATTTACATCGTGGCACTTGGAATTGTTTTTCAGGACCTTTCTAATATTTATAACATTATTGCCTATGTTCTGGGCTTCAGCGTTGGGCTGTATTTAGGCGGCAAACTTGAAAACAGGCTGGCAATCGGCTATGTTACCCACCACGTTAATCTTAATGAGCGTTCTGACGAATTAGTTCATGCGCTAAGAAACGCCGGCTTCGGAGTTACGGTTTTCACCGGACAAGGCTTAAACTCCATGCGCTACCGTTTGGATATTGTTTCCAAACGATCAAGAGAGCAGGAACTTATGGAAATTGTAGAAGAAATTGAACCGAAGGCGTTTATGACTTCCTATGAATTGAGATCATTTAAAGGCGGTTACATGGTTAATTCCATGAAAAAAAGAGCTAAAAAGTTTAACAGTGAAAAAAATCAGGAACAAGCAAAAACGGGCGATTCTCAATGA
- a CDS encoding helix-turn-helix transcriptional regulator has protein sequence MKESRNSSGFLLKQRAFLKLYMITLTDQKRLYGLKLLDNMRDEFRRFGYKPNHSEVYKALHELIDDGVLKQVKKKKEGMKLQEVVFYEFRDFDAAMLYKKQLKVELERCQGLIEKAIKDNF, from the coding sequence ATGAAAGAATCAAGAAACAGCAGCGGTTTCCTGCTTAAACAGCGGGCATTTCTTAAATTATATATGATCACACTGACAGACCAGAAAAGGCTTTATGGGCTTAAGCTGCTGGATAATATGAGAGATGAATTCAGAAGATTTGGCTATAAGCCGAATCATTCTGAAGTATATAAAGCTCTTCATGAATTAATTGATGATGGCGTATTAAAGCAGGTGAAGAAAAAGAAAGAGGGAATGAAGCTTCAGGAAGTTGTATTCTACGAATTTCGGGATTTTGACGCTGCGATGCTCTATAAAAAGCAGCTTAAGGTTGAACTTGAGCGATGTCAAGGGCTAATTGAAAAGGCGATTAAAGATAATTTTTAA